One genomic segment of Thermovibrio guaymasensis includes these proteins:
- a CDS encoding Rne/Rng family ribonuclease: protein MLLGKNSTPSKQILINALTKEVRIALLEEGQLTEFYVERKEKRGIVGNIYKGKVSKIVPAVQAGFVDIGLSKKAFLYVKEAISFQFEDEEFDVEGEELELPPVEEVLSEGQELLVQVIKEPIGTKGPRVTTNITIPGHYLVLLPTINKVGLSRRITNEEERERLRKIAHGIKPPEYGIIVRTAAEGATEEELKRDLNYLLKVWEGLREKAEKRPPPSLLYQDLEIVPKTLRDLLTEDVSEVIIDSPAEYERALSFAKAFIPKLAGRIKLYKGEIPLFEKFHVEDAIEKALSRKVYLPGGGYIVIDETEALVSIDVNSGKFKKSNSIEETALEINLKAAKEIARQLRLRDIGGIIVIDFIDLKKPENKELLLETLARELSKDRARTKIVSMSDLGLVEMTRKRVKKSLGKTLTMTCPYCEGRGRVKSLETVAFEVEREILRVLKTSFKNTRTIRVYVNPMVHDKLKNEEQEVLGRISELYGIEIKVVPVEHYHIEKYQISRS, encoded by the coding sequence CGGAGTTTTACGTTGAAAGGAAGGAAAAGAGGGGAATAGTCGGGAACATCTATAAGGGTAAGGTCTCAAAAATTGTTCCCGCCGTTCAGGCTGGCTTTGTTGATATAGGCCTTTCAAAGAAAGCCTTTTTGTACGTTAAGGAGGCTATAAGCTTTCAGTTTGAGGATGAAGAGTTTGACGTTGAAGGGGAGGAGTTGGAGCTCCCACCTGTTGAGGAAGTCCTCTCTGAAGGTCAGGAGCTTTTAGTTCAGGTCATAAAGGAGCCAATAGGTACCAAAGGGCCGAGAGTTACAACTAACATAACTATTCCAGGTCACTACCTCGTTCTACTTCCAACTATAAATAAGGTCGGCCTTTCAAGGAGAATTACTAACGAGGAAGAGAGGGAAAGGTTAAGGAAAATTGCACACGGGATAAAGCCTCCTGAGTATGGAATCATAGTTAGAACTGCGGCTGAAGGAGCTACAGAGGAAGAGCTTAAGAGGGATTTAAACTACCTCCTTAAAGTTTGGGAAGGATTAAGGGAGAAGGCAGAGAAGAGGCCTCCTCCTTCCCTCCTCTATCAAGACCTTGAAATCGTTCCTAAAACCTTAAGGGACCTTTTAACTGAGGACGTTAGTGAGGTGATAATAGACTCTCCAGCTGAGTACGAAAGGGCCCTTTCCTTTGCTAAGGCCTTTATCCCTAAACTTGCCGGCAGAATAAAGCTCTACAAGGGGGAAATTCCCCTTTTTGAGAAGTTTCACGTTGAGGATGCGATAGAGAAAGCTCTTTCCCGAAAAGTTTACCTTCCAGGGGGCGGTTACATAGTAATAGATGAGACTGAAGCCCTAGTTTCAATAGACGTAAACAGTGGAAAGTTTAAAAAGAGTAACTCCATTGAGGAGACAGCCCTTGAGATAAACCTTAAAGCTGCAAAAGAGATAGCCAGGCAGCTCCGTTTGAGGGATATAGGAGGGATAATAGTTATAGACTTTATAGACCTTAAAAAACCTGAAAATAAGGAGCTCCTCCTTGAGACCTTAGCAAGGGAGCTCAGTAAAGACAGGGCGAGGACGAAGATAGTAAGCATGTCTGACCTTGGACTTGTTGAGATGACCAGGAAGAGGGTTAAAAAGAGCCTGGGTAAAACCTTAACTATGACCTGTCCTTATTGTGAGGGAAGGGGAAGGGTTAAGTCCCTTGAGACTGTTGCCTTTGAGGTTGAAAGGGAAATCCTAAGAGTCTTAAAGACTAGCTTTAAGAACACTCGTACTATTAGGGTTTACGTAAACCCTATGGTCCACGATAAGCTCAAGAATGAAGAGCAGGAGGTTCTCGGTAGAATCTCAGAGCTCTACGGTATAGAGATAAAGGTTGTTCCCGTTGAACACTATCACATAGAGAAGTATCAGATATCAAGGAGTTAG
- a CDS encoding outer membrane protein assembly factor BamD — protein sequence MRKFILGISVLLALASCERIPQTAQEQYRKGIEAASKEDWGKAKFLLEKALSGELSPKEQEIAKIALADSYFNDGDYENAALNYEEFLELYPASPRAKDALFRLGVCYLNLTKGPEWDVTFAKKAYNIFSDFIERYPSDLRVDKAKEYRKIARKILAEHQIYIAGTYDMLRKFTASIQRYQKVKREYWDVESPDRMGYLIGRAYYYTPLQAKEEIDRLKDHLKSEKERLKSDDPDERRVAKNRIDLIEKDIKRWKEIAKLNREKGREILSQVAKKYPNSPYGVKALEILNGKEHLEVEPVINPIKRSIWWKIKETI from the coding sequence ATGAGGAAGTTTATTTTAGGAATTTCTGTTTTACTTGCCCTTGCTTCCTGTGAGAGGATTCCCCAAACGGCACAGGAGCAGTACAGGAAGGGAATAGAGGCTGCTTCAAAGGAGGACTGGGGAAAGGCTAAGTTCCTCCTTGAGAAGGCCTTAAGTGGGGAGCTCTCTCCTAAGGAGCAGGAGATTGCAAAGATAGCCCTTGCAGATTCTTACTTTAACGATGGAGACTACGAAAACGCAGCCCTTAATTATGAAGAATTTCTGGAGCTCTACCCGGCGTCACCAAGGGCTAAGGATGCCCTCTTTAGGTTGGGAGTGTGTTATTTAAACTTAACAAAAGGGCCTGAGTGGGACGTTACATTTGCGAAGAAGGCTTACAACATCTTCAGTGACTTTATTGAGCGCTACCCTTCAGACCTCAGGGTTGATAAGGCTAAGGAGTATCGGAAAATTGCAAGGAAAATACTTGCTGAGCATCAAATTTACATAGCCGGAACCTACGACATGCTGAGGAAATTTACTGCCTCCATTCAGCGTTACCAGAAGGTAAAGAGAGAGTACTGGGACGTTGAGAGTCCCGACAGGATGGGCTATCTCATTGGAAGGGCTTACTATTACACTCCTCTTCAGGCAAAAGAGGAGATTGACAGGTTAAAAGATCACCTTAAGTCCGAAAAGGAGAGATTAAAGTCTGACGACCCTGATGAAAGGAGGGTAGCAAAGAATAGAATAGATTTAATAGAGAAGGATATAAAGAGGTGGAAAGAGATTGCAAAGCTTAACAGGGAGAAGGGTAGAGAGATTCTCTCTCAAGTTGCTAAGAAGTATCCTAACTCTCCCTACGGGGTAAAAGCCCTTGAGATACTTAACGGGAAGGAACACCTTGAAGTAGAGCCTGTAATTAACCCAATTAAGCGTTCAATTTGGTGGAAGATAAAGGAAACCATTTAG
- the rsfS gene encoding ribosome silencing factor, whose product MDSLEKVKLALKTALDKKAENPVVIDLRGLSSLADFFVILTASSDVHGRTIADEIRKKFKEKGILPVSFEGYENANWILMDFGDVIVHIFKPEFRELYNLESLWLDAPKLEVAQLLPEEVKDEA is encoded by the coding sequence TTGGACAGTCTTGAGAAAGTAAAGCTTGCCCTAAAGACGGCCCTTGATAAGAAGGCTGAAAACCCTGTTGTTATAGACCTTAGAGGTTTAAGCTCTCTGGCAGATTTCTTCGTTATCCTTACGGCTTCCTCCGACGTTCACGGAAGGACCATTGCCGATGAGATTAGGAAGAAGTTTAAAGAGAAAGGAATTCTTCCGGTAAGCTTTGAGGGTTACGAAAACGCTAACTGGATTTTGATGGACTTTGGAGACGTAATAGTTCACATATTTAAGCCTGAGTTCAGGGAGCTCTACAACCTTGAGAGTCTATGGCTTGACGCTCCAAAGTTGGAGGTTGCTCAACTACTGCCTGAAGAAGTAAAGGATGAAGCTTAA
- a CDS encoding 23S rRNA (pseudouridine(1915)-N(3))-methyltransferase RlmH yields MKLKVVAVGKIAPHFKEAQELYLRKVRNLEVVEVRKGKSKEEEGERLLSKAKGFVVALDERGKELNSREFAQLVSAHSNLSFLIGGADGLSEEVKRRANFLLSLSRLTLQHDVARIVLLEQLFRAQEINRGSPYHRDWGKGDGA; encoded by the coding sequence ATGAAGCTTAAGGTTGTAGCCGTTGGAAAGATAGCTCCTCACTTTAAGGAAGCTCAGGAGCTTTACCTTAGGAAGGTTCGTAACTTAGAGGTTGTTGAGGTAAGGAAGGGGAAGAGTAAGGAGGAGGAGGGGGAAAGGTTACTCTCAAAGGCAAAGGGTTTTGTAGTTGCCCTTGATGAGAGGGGGAAGGAGTTAAATTCAAGGGAATTTGCCCAATTGGTCAGTGCCCATTCAAACCTATCTTTCTTGATTGGCGGTGCAGACGGCCTTTCTGAAGAAGTAAAGAGAAGGGCAAATTTCCTCCTCTCCCTTTCAAGACTGACTCTTCAGCACGACGTTGCCCGTATAGTTCTACTTGAACAGCTCTTTAGAGCTCAGGAGATAAACAGGGGAAGCCCCTACCACAGAGATTGGGGAAAAGGGGATGGGGCTTAA
- the mtnP gene encoding S-methyl-5'-thioadenosine phosphorylase, translated as MKIGVIGGSGLYNIEGLKEVKEIRLETPFGEPSDAYIYGKLGDKEVYFLPRHGRGHVYLPSEVPYRANIYGFKMLGVDCIISVSAVGSMREEIKPGDFVIVTQYFDRTKNRPSTFFGNGIVAHIPFDTPTCPYLNKVVHEACIAEGIPVHREGTYICIEGPQFSTKAESKIYRSWGVDVIGMTNIPEAKLAREAEIPYSAVALATDYDVWKEGEEVNVEKVLQTMARNIENAKKMLKRVIETIKPEDIENSPAKTALVGAIQTKPEFISEEVKKRLWLLLKDRI; from the coding sequence ATGAAGATTGGAGTAATAGGCGGAAGTGGCCTTTACAACATTGAAGGTTTAAAAGAGGTAAAGGAAATAAGGCTTGAAACTCCATTTGGAGAACCCTCCGATGCCTACATTTACGGAAAACTCGGAGATAAGGAAGTTTACTTCCTTCCACGCCACGGAAGGGGGCACGTTTACCTACCATCGGAAGTTCCGTACAGGGCAAATATCTACGGTTTTAAGATGCTTGGAGTTGACTGCATAATTTCTGTAAGTGCCGTAGGTTCAATGAGGGAAGAAATTAAACCTGGAGACTTCGTAATTGTTACCCAGTACTTTGACAGAACTAAGAATAGACCTTCTACCTTCTTTGGAAACGGAATAGTTGCCCACATACCCTTTGACACTCCAACATGTCCATACCTAAATAAAGTAGTCCACGAAGCCTGCATCGCTGAAGGTATTCCCGTTCACAGAGAGGGAACTTACATATGCATTGAAGGTCCCCAATTCTCAACAAAGGCCGAATCAAAGATCTACAGGAGCTGGGGAGTTGACGTTATCGGAATGACGAACATTCCTGAGGCTAAACTAGCAAGGGAAGCAGAAATTCCTTACTCCGCAGTTGCCCTTGCAACCGACTACGACGTATGGAAAGAGGGAGAGGAAGTTAACGTAGAAAAGGTTCTACAAACAATGGCAAGGAACATTGAAAATGCTAAGAAGATGCTCAAGAGGGTAATTGAGACAATCAAACCGGAAGACATTGAAAACTCACCTGCCAAAACTGCTCTAGTTGGAGCAATACAAACAAAGCCGGAGTTCATAAGCGAGGAAGTAAAGAAAAGGCTTTGGCTCCTTCTAAAAGACAGGATTTAA
- a CDS encoding phosphoribosyltransferase: MIFRDRKEAGELLAQAILKRFDGELVDPIVVAIPRGGVVVAEPIAEKLGAPIDLVIPRKIGAPFNEEFAIGAVTEDGTVLINPTITPEFAARLGITEEYIRRKAAEEIAEIERRRKKYLSGFGRVPKEGRDVILVDDGIATGLTVKAAIASLRKEKPRRIILAVPVMPAEKVGEFKELVDDLVVLYAPVEFSAVGQFYYDFSQTSDEEVIEILKRNRMSFNL, translated from the coding sequence ATGATTTTCAGGGACAGAAAGGAGGCCGGGGAGCTCCTTGCTCAGGCAATTTTAAAAAGGTTTGACGGAGAACTCGTTGACCCTATAGTTGTTGCAATACCAAGGGGAGGGGTCGTAGTAGCAGAACCTATTGCAGAAAAGTTAGGAGCACCGATAGATCTTGTAATTCCGAGGAAGATAGGAGCTCCCTTTAACGAGGAGTTTGCGATAGGAGCTGTAACTGAAGACGGAACAGTCCTAATTAACCCGACAATAACCCCTGAATTTGCAGCAAGGCTCGGAATAACGGAAGAATACATAAGGAGGAAGGCAGCCGAAGAGATTGCCGAAATAGAGAGGAGAAGGAAAAAGTACCTTTCGGGCTTTGGAAGAGTTCCAAAAGAAGGTAGGGACGTAATCTTAGTTGACGATGGAATAGCAACAGGACTCACCGTTAAAGCAGCAATAGCCTCTTTAAGGAAGGAAAAACCAAGGAGAATAATACTTGCAGTCCCAGTAATGCCTGCTGAAAAGGTGGGTGAATTTAAAGAGTTAGTTGACGATTTGGTTGTCCTCTACGCTCCAGTTGAATTCAGTGCCGTTGGCCAGTTCTACTACGACTTTTCACAAACAAGCGATGAGGAGGTAATTGAGATACTAAAAAGAAACAGAATGAGTTTTAACCTATAG
- a CDS encoding polyphenol oxidase family protein: MNYELFISKKPIDGRDVKEIKGFPVITPVQVHGAEVVFVGKRTTKVPRADALITDNREIWIGVLTADCLPIFLIGDGAVGVVHAGWRGTLKGIAFNAVSYMERFTRVRKAILGVGICDRCYEVGSDVKKLFNKEYEACFRDIGGGKYLFNLRLANEIQLKAAGVEVIEDLEICPYCQNDLYYSYRKEKTDKRTLSAVRLL; the protein is encoded by the coding sequence ATGAACTACGAACTGTTTATTTCAAAGAAGCCAATTGACGGAAGGGACGTTAAAGAGATTAAAGGGTTCCCCGTAATTACTCCGGTTCAGGTTCACGGAGCGGAGGTAGTTTTTGTAGGGAAAAGGACGACTAAAGTCCCCCGGGCAGACGCTCTAATAACGGACAATAGGGAAATCTGGATAGGGGTTCTCACCGCCGATTGCCTCCCGATTTTCCTCATAGGTGACGGAGCCGTTGGAGTGGTCCATGCAGGATGGAGGGGAACTTTAAAAGGTATAGCTTTTAATGCCGTTTCTTACATGGAGAGGTTCACAAGAGTAAGGAAAGCAATACTTGGGGTTGGCATTTGCGATAGGTGTTACGAAGTAGGTTCTGACGTGAAGAAGCTCTTTAACAAAGAGTATGAGGCCTGTTTTAGGGATATAGGAGGAGGGAAGTACCTCTTTAATTTGAGGTTGGCTAACGAGATTCAGCTTAAGGCTGCAGGTGTTGAAGTTATTGAAGACCTTGAGATATGCCCTTACTGTCAAAACGACCTTTACTACTCTTACAGAAAGGAAAAGACGGATAAACGAACACTTTCTGCAGTAAGGCTTCTGTAG
- the dprA gene encoding DNA-processing protein DprA: MERILALVLHLKKGYGFKKFQKLKENYGSLEEAVREGALNLDLSTAEREIEEASKKGFRIVTIVGEDYPQSFFMAPQPPLAFYLWGNFLPFPKVAVIGSRRCSDYGRRTAFRLGKFLSEREISVVSGLALGIDSAAHRGALKGKGKTIAVLGSSLDCLYPSSNRRLAEEIVESGGGIISEFPLGTRAKREFFPRRNRLIAALSEAVVVVEARERSGTFITVNYALEMGKEIFAVPGNIDSPFSRGANRLIMEGATPLVDFEEFLSFLPLKEVKKSGPREFEQIYSLLKEAPLTADEIAYMISEDIGFVSRALSQLEISGYVKREGAKWVAL; the protein is encoded by the coding sequence GTGGAAAGGATTTTAGCTTTAGTCCTTCATTTAAAGAAAGGTTACGGCTTTAAAAAGTTTCAGAAACTAAAAGAGAATTACGGTTCCCTTGAGGAAGCTGTAAGGGAAGGAGCTCTAAACCTTGACCTTTCTACTGCTGAAAGGGAGATTGAGGAGGCAAGTAAGAAGGGCTTTAGGATAGTAACTATAGTTGGTGAGGATTATCCCCAGTCCTTTTTCATGGCTCCTCAACCTCCCCTTGCCTTTTACCTGTGGGGAAATTTTCTCCCCTTTCCAAAAGTTGCCGTTATAGGTTCAAGGAGGTGTTCAGACTACGGAAGGAGAACTGCCTTTAGACTCGGTAAGTTCCTGTCGGAGCGTGAAATTTCAGTTGTTAGCGGTCTTGCCCTTGGGATAGATTCGGCCGCCCACAGGGGAGCTCTTAAAGGTAAGGGTAAGACGATTGCAGTTTTGGGAAGTTCTCTTGACTGTCTCTACCCTTCTTCAAACAGGAGGCTTGCTGAGGAGATTGTTGAGAGTGGAGGAGGAATAATTTCAGAGTTTCCTCTAGGTACTAGGGCAAAGAGGGAGTTTTTCCCAAGGAGAAACAGACTTATTGCTGCCCTATCTGAAGCTGTCGTTGTGGTTGAGGCAAGGGAGAGGAGCGGAACTTTTATAACGGTAAACTACGCCCTTGAAATGGGAAAGGAGATTTTTGCTGTTCCGGGAAACATTGATTCCCCTTTTAGCAGGGGAGCAAACAGGCTTATTATGGAGGGAGCAACTCCCTTGGTAGATTTTGAGGAGTTCTTATCGTTCCTTCCTTTAAAAGAGGTTAAAAAGAGCGGGCCAAGAGAATTTGAACAAATTTACTCCCTTTTAAAGGAAGCTCCTCTAACGGCAGACGAGATTGCCTACATGATTAGTGAGGATATTGGCTTTGTTTCAAGGGCCCTTTCACAATTGGAGATTTCAGGGTACGTTAAGAGAGAGGGAGCAAAGTGGGTAGCCCTTTAG
- a CDS encoding SAM-dependent methyltransferase: protein MGSPLEFILSEVKEKGGIPFDRFVEICLYHKEFGYYTSKRLSNLPGEDFFTAPELSPLFGKVVAEFLKRKVEEFSLPPVIVEIGGGKGFLAKDLIGEIEPEEYFFVERREPPIWLKGKVKWFSEVSQLPEFEGVVVSNELFDSFPFKRVIKKEGELFEIFILEKGGSLVEEYRPFRGSLPCEPKENCEYPLFIGWEEFLKDISGKLKRGLFLTFDYGGECREISSKRSFRAYKDGKLWEDYLSEPGSVDLTADVDFTRLKELLKREGFEEMLYQPQSSFLLENGIEKFATPSQIPQILTLLVEMGRRFKVLGCFKP, encoded by the coding sequence GTGGGTAGCCCTTTAGAGTTTATCCTTTCTGAGGTAAAGGAGAAAGGAGGAATTCCCTTTGATAGGTTTGTAGAGATTTGCCTCTACCACAAAGAGTTTGGATACTACACCTCAAAGAGGTTATCCAATCTGCCGGGAGAGGACTTCTTCACGGCCCCGGAGCTCTCTCCCCTCTTTGGGAAAGTAGTTGCTGAGTTCTTAAAGAGGAAGGTTGAAGAGTTCTCCCTTCCCCCAGTCATAGTTGAGATAGGAGGAGGTAAAGGCTTTTTAGCAAAGGATTTAATTGGGGAAATAGAGCCTGAAGAGTACTTCTTCGTTGAAAGGAGAGAGCCTCCAATCTGGCTTAAGGGGAAAGTAAAGTGGTTCAGTGAGGTAAGCCAGCTTCCCGAATTTGAAGGTGTAGTTGTTTCTAACGAGCTCTTTGATTCCTTTCCCTTTAAGAGGGTAATTAAAAAAGAAGGGGAGCTCTTTGAAATTTTCATATTAGAAAAGGGCGGAAGTTTAGTTGAAGAGTACCGCCCGTTTAGAGGTTCCCTTCCCTGCGAACCTAAGGAAAACTGTGAGTATCCCCTCTTTATAGGCTGGGAGGAGTTTTTAAAAGATATTTCAGGAAAGCTAAAAAGGGGACTCTTTCTAACCTTTGACTATGGAGGAGAGTGTAGAGAGATTTCCTCAAAGAGGAGTTTTAGAGCTTATAAAGATGGGAAACTCTGGGAAGATTACTTATCAGAGCCAGGAAGCGTTGATTTAACTGCTGATGTTGACTTTACGAGGCTGAAGGAACTTTTAAAGAGAGAAGGTTTTGAAGAGATGCTCTATCAGCCCCAGAGCTCCTTTTTACTTGAAAACGGCATAGAGAAGTTCGCAACTCCTTCCCAGATTCCCCAGATTTTAACTTTGCTCGTTGAAATGGGCAGACGCTTCAAGGTTTTGGGATGCTTTAAACCCTAA
- a CDS encoding M24 family metallopeptidase: protein MGKLEKISEKVESLGGDFYITFDAAERFYLSSFSSTFGITLVGQKGNFLITDGRYIERAKELKDFKVILWKGWEELLEFLKGIKAEKLIVDPSRLKAKTYKELEKRFNLIDCEGFLDEFRAVKDDREISLITRAVQIAELSLKSVLHLLKPGTTEIEFRRALIDAFFKFGGNGEAFPTIVASGRNSAVPHWETGNREIKDGDIVIVDFGTVYSGYVSDITRTFLIGNVSSEARKIYDAVLEAQKLGIEELRAGKSCAEVDLKIRKFLENKGYGEFFTHSLGHGIGVEVHEAPTLSKRSTEILKEGNVVTVEPGVYIPEIGGVRIEDDCLITENGTFVISNLNK from the coding sequence TTGGGAAAGCTAGAGAAAATTTCAGAGAAAGTAGAAAGCCTAGGTGGAGATTTTTACATCACCTTTGACGCAGCAGAGAGGTTTTACCTATCAAGCTTTTCGTCAACTTTTGGAATTACTCTAGTTGGCCAGAAGGGGAACTTCTTAATAACGGATGGAAGGTACATTGAAAGGGCTAAGGAGCTTAAAGACTTTAAAGTAATCCTCTGGAAAGGCTGGGAGGAACTACTAGAATTCCTGAAAGGAATTAAGGCCGAAAAACTCATCGTTGACCCATCAAGGTTAAAGGCAAAGACTTACAAAGAGCTTGAGAAAAGGTTTAACCTTATTGACTGTGAAGGTTTCCTAGATGAGTTTAGGGCTGTAAAGGATGATAGGGAAATTTCCCTCATAACGAGGGCCGTTCAGATTGCAGAGCTCTCTTTAAAGAGCGTCCTTCACCTACTAAAGCCGGGAACAACAGAAATAGAGTTTAGGAGAGCCCTCATTGATGCTTTCTTCAAGTTTGGAGGAAATGGAGAGGCCTTCCCGACGATTGTCGCCTCGGGAAGGAACTCTGCAGTTCCCCACTGGGAAACAGGCAACAGAGAAATAAAGGACGGAGACATAGTTATAGTTGACTTTGGAACAGTCTATAGCGGCTACGTTTCAGACATAACGAGGACTTTCTTAATCGGAAACGTAAGCTCAGAGGCGAGGAAGATTTACGATGCAGTTTTGGAAGCTCAAAAACTCGGGATAGAAGAGCTTAGAGCCGGAAAAAGCTGTGCAGAAGTTGATTTAAAAATAAGGAAGTTTTTAGAAAACAAAGGCTACGGTGAGTTCTTTACCCACTCCTTAGGCCACGGAATAGGAGTAGAAGTTCACGAAGCCCCGACACTCTCAAAACGCTCTACAGAAATTCTAAAAGAAGGAAACGTTGTAACAGTTGAGCCTGGTGTTTACATTCCCGAAATTGGAGGAGTGAGGATAGAGGATGACTGCTTAATAACCGAAAACGGCACTTTCGTAATTTCAAATTTAAACAAGTGA
- the hslU gene encoding ATP-dependent protease ATPase subunit HslU, which yields MFKKLFGSSQPEERKEEKFLTPKEIVSELDKYIVGQKEAKKAVAVALRNRWRRQRLPEDMRDEVAPKNIIMIGPTGVGKTEIARRLAKLVRAPFIKVEATKFTEVGYVGRDVESIIRDLVEIAVNMVKEEKIKEVEERARELAYDRLAEIMVPEPQTPQQSIQNLFDVFLPSPKAEPSTERELSRVKDERNRIKKLLKEGELDDEIVEIAVTVEKPGINVIGLGPGVENIQEMLSSILPKPKKPRKMKVKEALKYLTQEEAQKLIDMDEVIREAIDRVENQGIVFIDEIDKVAARSGGRGPDVSREGVQRDLLPIVEGSKVSTKYGLVRTDHILFIAAGAFHIAKPSDLLPELQGRFPIRVELKPLTKEDFVRILTEPKNALTKQYKALLETEGVEIEFTPDGIEEIARIAEEANTKAENIGARRLHTVMEKLLEEISFNAPEMKGQKVVIDREYVREKLSRVIEDEDLTKYIL from the coding sequence ATGTTTAAAAAACTCTTCGGAAGTTCACAGCCGGAAGAACGTAAGGAGGAGAAATTCCTTACCCCGAAAGAGATAGTTTCCGAACTTGATAAATACATAGTCGGCCAAAAAGAGGCTAAAAAGGCAGTTGCAGTTGCCCTCAGGAACAGGTGGAGGAGACAGAGGCTCCCAGAGGATATGAGGGATGAAGTCGCTCCAAAGAACATAATAATGATTGGACCTACCGGAGTAGGAAAGACTGAAATAGCAAGAAGGCTTGCAAAGTTAGTTAGAGCTCCCTTCATAAAAGTAGAGGCAACGAAGTTTACAGAGGTCGGGTACGTCGGAAGGGACGTTGAATCAATAATAAGGGACCTTGTAGAGATAGCAGTAAATATGGTTAAAGAGGAAAAGATAAAGGAAGTTGAGGAGAGGGCTAGGGAGCTAGCTTACGATAGACTAGCAGAGATAATGGTTCCTGAACCACAAACTCCCCAGCAGTCAATCCAGAACCTATTTGACGTTTTCCTCCCCTCTCCAAAGGCCGAACCTAGTACTGAAAGGGAACTCTCCAGAGTAAAAGACGAAAGGAACAGAATTAAGAAACTTCTAAAAGAGGGAGAACTTGACGATGAAATAGTTGAGATAGCCGTAACCGTTGAAAAGCCGGGTATAAACGTAATAGGCCTTGGGCCGGGAGTTGAGAACATTCAGGAGATGCTCTCATCAATTCTTCCAAAACCTAAAAAGCCAAGGAAGATGAAAGTTAAAGAAGCCCTGAAGTACTTGACTCAAGAGGAAGCTCAAAAGCTTATAGATATGGATGAAGTAATAAGGGAAGCAATTGATAGAGTTGAAAATCAGGGGATAGTCTTTATTGACGAGATTGACAAGGTAGCTGCAAGGAGCGGAGGAAGAGGACCGGACGTTTCAAGGGAAGGTGTTCAGAGAGACCTCCTTCCAATAGTTGAGGGAAGTAAAGTTTCAACAAAGTACGGACTTGTAAGAACCGACCACATCCTCTTTATAGCCGCAGGGGCCTTCCACATAGCAAAACCCTCAGACTTACTTCCAGAGCTCCAAGGTAGATTCCCAATAAGGGTTGAACTTAAACCTTTAACTAAAGAGGACTTTGTAAGGATACTTACAGAGCCTAAGAACGCTTTAACAAAGCAATACAAAGCCCTCCTTGAAACCGAAGGAGTTGAGATAGAGTTTACTCCTGACGGAATAGAGGAAATCGCAAGGATTGCAGAAGAGGCAAACACAAAGGCCGAAAACATAGGGGCAAGGAGACTCCATACAGTAATGGAGAAGCTCCTTGAAGAGATTTCTTTCAACGCCCCTGAGATGAAAGGTCAAAAGGTTGTAATAGACAGGGAATACGTAAGGGAAAAACTTAGCAGAGTAATTGAGGATGAAGATTTAACCAAATACATCCTTTAA
- the hslV gene encoding ATP-dependent protease subunit HslV — MDFHGTTICAVLRDGKVAMAGDGQVTLGNTVFKNGARKVRKIYGGKVLAGFAGSVADAFALLERFEDKLQTFGGNLLKSAVELAKDWRTDRVLRRLEAMLLVADKTKILLISGNGDVIEPDIPVMAIGSGGAYAQAAARALYENTQLPAEEIARKALEIAGTICIYTNTNITVEVLE, encoded by the coding sequence ATGGATTTCCACGGAACTACGATATGTGCCGTTTTGAGGGACGGCAAAGTTGCAATGGCTGGAGATGGACAGGTAACTTTGGGAAATACCGTTTTTAAAAACGGAGCGAGAAAAGTTAGAAAGATATACGGAGGAAAGGTTTTAGCCGGTTTTGCAGGCTCTGTTGCAGACGCCTTTGCTCTCTTAGAGAGGTTTGAGGACAAACTCCAGACCTTTGGAGGAAACCTCTTAAAGTCGGCAGTTGAACTTGCAAAAGACTGGAGAACAGACAGGGTTTTAAGGCGCCTTGAAGCTATGCTCTTAGTTGCAGATAAGACAAAGATTCTCTTAATTTCCGGAAACGGAGACGTGATAGAGCCAGACATTCCGGTTATGGCAATAGGTTCAGGCGGAGCTTACGCCCAAGCAGCAGCTAGAGCTCTCTACGAGAACACCCAACTACCGGCAGAGGAGATAGCAAGGAAAGCCCTAGAGATTGCCGGAACAATCTGCATCTACACAAACACAAACATAACTGTTGAAGTCCTTGAGTAG